One stretch of Lachnospiraceae bacterium oral taxon 096 DNA includes these proteins:
- a CDS encoding metal ABC transporter ATP-binding protein — protein sequence MAQITCQNITLGYEGHAVARDISFTVNSGDYLCIVGENGSGKSTLMKTILGLLPPLAGKILTGDHLKQTEIGYLPQQTEVQRDFPASVAEIVLSGCQGRMGLRPFYGAKEKELAEKNMDRMRIREFSKRCYRELSGGQQQRVLLARALCATQKCLLLDEPVSGLDPKVTAEMYATIEELNKEGTTIIMISHDISAAVRYASHILHISQNIFFGTREEYLKSPAGRIFLEQEGGERS from the coding sequence ATGGCACAAATCACCTGCCAAAATATTACACTGGGATATGAAGGGCACGCAGTCGCAAGAGATATTAGTTTTACTGTAAATTCGGGCGATTATCTTTGTATTGTTGGAGAAAATGGCTCTGGAAAATCGACATTGATGAAAACAATCCTTGGACTTTTGCCACCACTTGCTGGAAAGATTCTGACAGGTGATCACTTAAAGCAGACAGAGATTGGATATTTGCCACAGCAAACGGAGGTGCAAAGGGATTTTCCCGCCTCGGTGGCAGAAATTGTTTTGTCAGGCTGTCAGGGAAGAATGGGACTTCGACCATTCTATGGGGCAAAGGAAAAGGAATTGGCAGAAAAGAATATGGATCGAATGCGGATTCGAGAATTTTCTAAGAGATGCTACCGAGAATTGTCGGGTGGTCAACAGCAACGAGTGCTCCTTGCGAGGGCATTGTGTGCGACACAGAAGTGTTTGCTTTTGGATGAACCTGTGTCGGGGCTTGATCCGAAGGTCACAGCAGAGATGTATGCGACAATAGAAGAATTAAATAAAGAGGGGACGACGATTATTATGATATCTCATGATATTTCAGCCGCTGTGCGATATGCCAGTCATATTTTGCACATCAGTCAAAATATTTTCTTTGGGACAAGAGAAGAATATCTAAAAAGTCCAGCAGGAAGAATCTTTCTGGAGCAAGAAGGTGGTGAAAGATCATGA